The Pyrus communis chromosome 2, drPyrComm1.1, whole genome shotgun sequence genome includes a window with the following:
- the LOC137726445 gene encoding squalene monooxygenase SE1-like isoform X1 yields the protein MRLSSAIYPSRNAHVQLIVGGMYTPLLQSKNSSFLTVGSLYIMAPKFNHGRNSKIMVFQLMLVAVVAFLLGFVSSYSFRRKKKDRASVKDRNVNGWRSSENGMCLQKDIGSGADIIVVGAGVVGSALAYTLGKDGRRVHVIERDLSEPDRIVGELLQPGGYLRLVELGLEDCVNEIDAQRVFGYALYKDGKSTKLPYPLENFHPDVAGRSFHHGRFIQRMREKASSLPNVRLEQGTVTSLLEEKGTVKGVQYKSKGSDLELNAHAPLTIVCDGCYSNLRHSLCNPKVDIPSCFVGLVLEKCQLPYANHGHVILADPSPILFYPISSTEIRCLVDVPGQKVPSISGGEMSHYLKTKVAPQVPPELYAAFMAAADKGNIKSMPNRSMPAAPRPTPGVLLMGDAVNMRHPLTGGGMTVALSDIVVLRNLLRPLHNLNDAPALCKYLESFYTLRKPVASTINTLAGALYRVFCASPDPARMEMRQACFDYLSLGGVFSNGPLALLSGLNPQPLSLVLHFFAVAVYAIGRLLLPFPCPKRMWIGARLVLGASGIIFPIINSEGVRQMFFPVTVASYYRTPPIN from the exons ATGCGTCTTTCTTCTGCCATCTACCCATCACGCAATGCTCATGTCCAACTGATTGTGGGGGGGATGTATACGCCTTTGCTCCAGAGCAAAAATAGCAGTTTTTTGACCGTTGGCTCACTCTATATAATGGCGCCAAAGTTTAATCATGGCAGAAACTCTAAAATCATGGTTTTCCAGCTTATGTTGGTTGCTGTCGTGGCTTTTCTGTTGGGGTTTGTTTCCTCGTACAGTTTCAGACGGAAGAAAAAGGACAGAGCTTCAGTAAAGGATCGGAATGTGAATGGTTGGAGGAGCTCTGAAAATGGAATGTGTCTGCAGAAAGACATAGGT AGTGG TGCAGACATTATCGTTGTTGGTGCTGGGGTTGTTGGTTCGGCGCTCGCTTACACTCTTGGGAAG GATGGGCGCCGAGTGCATGTGATTGAAAGGGACTTGAGTGAGCCAGATAGAATCGTCGGCGAGCTGCTGCAACCAGGGGGATATCTCAGATTAGTTGAGTTAGGCCTTGAGG ATTGTGTAAATGAGATTGATGCTCAACGGGTTTTCGGATATGCTCTTTACAAGGATGGAAAAAGTACCAAGCTGCCATATCCTTTGGAAAACTTCCATCCTGATGTGGCTGGGAGAAGCTTTCACCATGGACGTTTCATTCAAAGGATGCGGGAAAAAGCTTCATCTCTTCCCAA TGTAAGATTGGAACAAGGAACGGTGACATCTCTACTGGAAGAAAAAGGTACTGTCAAGGGGGTGCAGTATAAATCCAAAGGTAGTGATCTAGAACTCAATGCACACGCGCCTCTCACAATAGTATGCGATGGATGCTATTCAAACCTACGGCACTCTCTCTGCAATCCTAAG gtTGATATACCTTCTTGTTTTGTTGGTTTGGTTCTGGAGAAATGCCAGCTTCCATATGCAAATCACGGGCATGTAATATTGGCAGATCCTTCGCCGATATTGTTTTATCCTATAAGCAGCACCGAGATTCGTTGCCTTGTTGATGTACCCGGCCAAAAAGTACCTTCTATTTCTGGTGGTGAAATGTCTCACTACTTGAAAACAAAAGTGGCACCCCAA GTTCCCCCTGAGCTGTACGCTGCTTTTATGGCTGCCGCGGATAAAGGAAACATAAAATCAATGCCAAACAGGAGCATGCCTGCTGCTCCTCGTCCAACTCCTGGTGTCCTTCTGATGGGGGACGCTGTCAACATGAGGCATCCTCTAACTGGAGGAGGCATGACTGTGGCTCTTTCAGACATTGTTGTTCTTAGAAATCTTCTAAGACCTCTGCACAATCTGAATGATGCACCTGCCCTTTGTAAATACCTCGAATCCTTCTATACGCTGCGCAAG CCTGTGGCCTCAACCATAAACACATTGGCAGGTGCACTATACAGGGTATTTTGTGCATCACCTGATCCGGCAAGGATGGAAATGCGCCAAGCATGTTTCGATTACTTGAGCCTTGGAGGCGTGTTCTCGAATGGACCTCTAGCACTTCTTTCCGGCCTAAACCCGCAACCATTGAGCTTGGTTCTCCACTTTTTTGCCGTGGCTGTCTACGCCATTGGGCGCTTGCTACTTCCATTCCCTTGCCCAAAACGCATGTGGATTGGAGCCAGATTGGTTTTG gGTGCTTCAGGAATCATATTCCCCATAATCAACTCTGAAGGAGTGAGGCAAATGTTCTTTCCTGTGACAGTGGCATCATACTACAGAACTCCtcctattaattaa
- the LOC137726445 gene encoding squalene monooxygenase SE2-like isoform X2, which translates to MAETLKSWFSSLCWLLSWLFSSLLGFVFLCSLRRQKKARAHQNGNCLKSCENGTCDDAKMVESADIIVVGAGVVGSALAYTLGKDGRRVHVIERDLSEPDRIVGELLQPGGYLRLVELGLEDCVNEIDAQRVFGYALYKDGKSTKLPYPLENFHPDVAGRSFHHGRFIQRMREKASSLPNVRLEQGTVTSLLEEKGTVKGVQYKSKGSDLELNAHAPLTIVCDGCYSNLRHSLCNPKVDIPSCFVGLVLEKCQLPYANHGHVILADPSPILFYPISSTEIRCLVDVPGQKVPSISGGEMSHYLKTKVAPQVPPELYAAFMAAADKGNIKSMPNRSMPAAPRPTPGVLLMGDAVNMRHPLTGGGMTVALSDIVVLRNLLRPLHNLNDAPALCKYLESFYTLRKPVASTINTLAGALYRVFCASPDPARMEMRQACFDYLSLGGVFSNGPLALLSGLNPQPLSLVLHFFAVAVYAIGRLLLPFPCPKRMWIGARLVLGASGIIFPIINSEGVRQMFFPVTVASYYRTPPIN; encoded by the exons ATGGCAGAAACTCTAAAATCATGGTTTTCCAGCTTATGTTGGTTGCTGTCGTGGCTTTTCT CCTCGCTGCtcggttttgttttcttgtgcaGTCTAAGACGACAGAAGAAGGCCAGAGCTCATCAAAATGGGAATTGTTTGAAGAGCTGTGAAAATGGAACGTGCGACGATGCAAAGATGGTTGAAAGTGCAGACATTATCGTTGTTGGTGCTGGGGTTGTTGGTTCGGCGCTCGCTTACACTCTTGGGAAG GATGGGCGCCGAGTGCATGTGATTGAAAGGGACTTGAGTGAGCCAGATAGAATCGTCGGCGAGCTGCTGCAACCAGGGGGATATCTCAGATTAGTTGAGTTAGGCCTTGAGG ATTGTGTAAATGAGATTGATGCTCAACGGGTTTTCGGATATGCTCTTTACAAGGATGGAAAAAGTACCAAGCTGCCATATCCTTTGGAAAACTTCCATCCTGATGTGGCTGGGAGAAGCTTTCACCATGGACGTTTCATTCAAAGGATGCGGGAAAAAGCTTCATCTCTTCCCAA TGTAAGATTGGAACAAGGAACGGTGACATCTCTACTGGAAGAAAAAGGTACTGTCAAGGGGGTGCAGTATAAATCCAAAGGTAGTGATCTAGAACTCAATGCACACGCGCCTCTCACAATAGTATGCGATGGATGCTATTCAAACCTACGGCACTCTCTCTGCAATCCTAAG gtTGATATACCTTCTTGTTTTGTTGGTTTGGTTCTGGAGAAATGCCAGCTTCCATATGCAAATCACGGGCATGTAATATTGGCAGATCCTTCGCCGATATTGTTTTATCCTATAAGCAGCACCGAGATTCGTTGCCTTGTTGATGTACCCGGCCAAAAAGTACCTTCTATTTCTGGTGGTGAAATGTCTCACTACTTGAAAACAAAAGTGGCACCCCAA GTTCCCCCTGAGCTGTACGCTGCTTTTATGGCTGCCGCGGATAAAGGAAACATAAAATCAATGCCAAACAGGAGCATGCCTGCTGCTCCTCGTCCAACTCCTGGTGTCCTTCTGATGGGGGACGCTGTCAACATGAGGCATCCTCTAACTGGAGGAGGCATGACTGTGGCTCTTTCAGACATTGTTGTTCTTAGAAATCTTCTAAGACCTCTGCACAATCTGAATGATGCACCTGCCCTTTGTAAATACCTCGAATCCTTCTATACGCTGCGCAAG CCTGTGGCCTCAACCATAAACACATTGGCAGGTGCACTATACAGGGTATTTTGTGCATCACCTGATCCGGCAAGGATGGAAATGCGCCAAGCATGTTTCGATTACTTGAGCCTTGGAGGCGTGTTCTCGAATGGACCTCTAGCACTTCTTTCCGGCCTAAACCCGCAACCATTGAGCTTGGTTCTCCACTTTTTTGCCGTGGCTGTCTACGCCATTGGGCGCTTGCTACTTCCATTCCCTTGCCCAAAACGCATGTGGATTGGAGCCAGATTGGTTTTG gGTGCTTCAGGAATCATATTCCCCATAATCAACTCTGAAGGAGTGAGGCAAATGTTCTTTCCTGTGACAGTGGCATCATACTACAGAACTCCtcctattaattaa